One Streptomyces sp. NBC_00554 DNA segment encodes these proteins:
- the efeB gene encoding iron uptake transporter deferrochelatase/peroxidase subunit, which produces MTDTSSASTPSRRSLIGWGGAGLALGAAAAGGAVAMTRTGNDVDPAAAESGAAIAFHGANQAGIATPVQDRLHFAAFDVKTDDRAAFVQLLKDWTEAARRVTAGQAVGEGAYGGLAEAPPDDTGEALGLKPSRLTLTIGFGPSLFEKFDLAGRRPAALVDLPKFAGDNLDRNRSGGDLCIQACADDPQVAVHAIRNLARIGFGKVVMRWSQLGFGKTSSTTPDAQTPRNLMGFKDGTRNIAGTETDRLKKFVWVDEKAVDENSAWMTGGSYLVARRIRMNIETWDRTPLQEQEDIFGRDKAEGAPVGKAKERDEPFLKAMKPDAHVRLAHPDSNDGATLLRRGYSFTDGTDGLGRLDAGLFFLAYQRDVRTGFIPVQRNLAIDTLNEYIQHVGSAVFAIPPGVRDKDDWWGRTLFSKEA; this is translated from the coding sequence ATGACGGACACCTCCAGCGCTTCCACCCCCTCCCGGCGTTCGCTGATCGGCTGGGGCGGTGCCGGGCTCGCGCTCGGTGCCGCCGCGGCCGGTGGCGCGGTGGCCATGACCCGTACGGGCAATGACGTGGATCCGGCGGCCGCCGAGTCCGGCGCCGCGATCGCCTTCCACGGAGCGAACCAGGCGGGCATCGCGACTCCGGTGCAGGACCGGCTGCACTTCGCCGCGTTCGACGTGAAGACGGACGACCGCGCCGCGTTCGTACAGCTGCTGAAGGACTGGACCGAGGCGGCGCGGCGGGTCACCGCCGGGCAGGCGGTCGGCGAGGGGGCGTACGGCGGTCTGGCCGAGGCGCCGCCGGACGACACCGGTGAGGCGCTGGGCCTCAAGCCCTCGCGGCTGACCCTCACCATCGGCTTCGGGCCGTCCCTGTTCGAGAAGTTCGATCTCGCCGGCCGGCGGCCGGCGGCTCTCGTCGACCTGCCGAAGTTCGCGGGCGACAACCTGGACAGGAACCGCAGCGGCGGCGATCTCTGCATCCAGGCCTGCGCGGACGACCCGCAGGTCGCGGTGCACGCGATCCGCAACCTGGCCCGGATCGGCTTCGGCAAGGTCGTGATGCGCTGGTCCCAGCTGGGCTTCGGCAAGACCTCCTCGACGACGCCGGACGCGCAGACCCCTCGCAACCTCATGGGCTTCAAGGACGGCACCCGCAACATCGCGGGGACGGAGACCGACCGGCTGAAGAAGTTCGTGTGGGTGGACGAGAAGGCAGTCGACGAGAACTCGGCCTGGATGACCGGGGGTTCGTACCTCGTCGCCCGGCGGATCCGGATGAACATCGAGACCTGGGACCGGACTCCGCTCCAGGAGCAGGAGGACATCTTCGGCCGCGACAAGGCGGAGGGCGCCCCCGTCGGCAAGGCGAAGGAGCGCGACGAGCCGTTCCTGAAGGCGATGAAGCCCGACGCGCACGTACGGCTCGCGCACCCCGACTCCAACGACGGGGCGACGCTGCTGCGCCGCGGCTACTCCTTCACCGACGGCACGGACGGCCTGGGCCGCCTCGACGCGGGCCTGTTCTTCCTCGCGTACCAGCGCGATGTGCGCACCGGCTTCATCCCGGTGCAGCGCAACCTGGCCATCGACACGCTCAACGAGTACATCCAGCACGTGGGTTCGGCGGTCTTCGCGATCCCACCGGGCGTCCGGGACAAGGACGACTGGTGGGGCCGGACGCTGTTCTCCAAGGAGGCGTAG
- the efeO gene encoding iron uptake system protein EfeO has protein sequence MRPVRLSVATAVAAAAALTAVTGCTEKSNASSSGDNLIEVTATDSKCEVSKKEFPAGHVEIAVENKGSKVTEMYLLFPDDRIVTERENIGPGTKQTVTAEVKAGDYTIACKPGMKGDGIRQDVKATGGTVAKRDPRLDKAVAAYRKYAQAQADETLPKVKVFTDAVKAGDLEAAKAAYAPSRIGWERTEPVAEAFGDIDPKVDVREDGLEEGQDPETDWTGWHRLERSLWKDKKLTDRDSELADQLVTDLTDWQKRVGTAEITPTSMANGAKELLDEVATGKVTGEEEFYSHTDLVDFKANVEGAEESYTLLKPVAAENDAALTKELDKQFAALNTLLDQYREDKTSYEFTSYDKVGAADRKELSDAVNALAEPLSKLAAAVVK, from the coding sequence ATGCGCCCCGTCCGACTCTCCGTCGCCACCGCCGTCGCCGCCGCGGCGGCCCTGACCGCCGTCACGGGCTGCACAGAGAAGAGCAACGCCTCGTCCAGCGGTGACAACCTCATCGAAGTGACCGCCACCGACTCCAAGTGCGAGGTGTCCAAGAAGGAGTTCCCCGCCGGGCACGTCGAGATCGCCGTGGAGAACAAGGGCTCCAAGGTGACCGAGATGTACCTCCTCTTCCCGGACGACCGGATCGTCACCGAGCGCGAGAACATCGGCCCGGGCACCAAGCAGACGGTCACCGCCGAGGTGAAGGCCGGCGACTACACGATCGCCTGCAAGCCCGGCATGAAGGGCGACGGCATACGCCAGGACGTCAAGGCCACCGGCGGCACGGTCGCCAAGCGCGACCCGCGGCTCGACAAGGCCGTCGCCGCCTACCGCAAGTACGCGCAGGCGCAGGCCGACGAGACGCTGCCCAAGGTCAAGGTCTTCACCGACGCCGTCAAGGCCGGCGACCTGGAGGCCGCGAAGGCGGCGTACGCGCCCTCGCGCATCGGCTGGGAGCGCACCGAGCCCGTCGCCGAGGCCTTCGGTGACATCGACCCGAAGGTCGACGTCCGCGAGGACGGTCTGGAGGAGGGCCAGGACCCGGAGACGGACTGGACCGGCTGGCACCGTCTGGAGCGCTCGCTCTGGAAGGACAAGAAGCTCACCGACCGCGACTCCGAGCTCGCCGACCAGTTGGTCACCGACCTGACCGACTGGCAGAAGCGCGTCGGCACCGCCGAGATCACCCCGACCTCCATGGCCAACGGCGCCAAGGAGCTCCTCGACGAGGTCGCCACCGGCAAGGTCACCGGCGAGGAAGAGTTCTACTCGCACACCGACCTGGTCGACTTCAAGGCCAACGTCGAGGGCGCGGAGGAGTCGTACACCCTCCTGAAGCCGGTCGCCGCCGAGAACGACGCGGCACTGACGAAGGAACTCGACAAGCAGTTCGCGGCGCTGAACACGCTGCTCGACCAGTACCGCGAGGACAAGACCTCCTACGAGTTCACCTCGTACGACAAGGTCGGCGCCGCCGACCGCAAGGAGCTCTCGGACGCGGTCAACGCGCTCGCCGAGCCCCTGTCCAAGCTCGCCGCCGCTGTCGTGAAGTAG
- a CDS encoding hemin ABC transporter substrate-binding protein — translation MKDGTVRRRRTRMAGALLSALALLTAATGCGGAAESAESTKETSKETATSANRLEPLTDRAKPQLPVTVSSSDGKKVTVRAADRIVPLSGSLSEIVFTLGLGDRVVARDITATFDQAEKLPVVTRNHDVSAESVLSLKPDLVLAETTTGPDAAMEQIRDAGIPVLVVDPAQGLEDVGPRIQAVADALGVPADGKRLTQRSEDRIAAVRKEIPAREEHPRVAFLYLRGSASVYLIGGKGSGATSLLEAAGAVDAGAESGLEKDFTAITTEALAQAAPDAILVMTKGLESVGGIDGLVKIPGVAQTPAGMERRVVSVEDGVLLNYGPRTDQVLRSIVKQLYGDGS, via the coding sequence ATGAAGGACGGGACCGTGCGCCGTCGGCGCACACGAATGGCGGGCGCCCTGCTGTCCGCGCTCGCCCTCCTGACGGCCGCGACCGGCTGCGGGGGCGCGGCCGAGAGCGCGGAGTCCACAAAGGAGACCTCGAAGGAGACCGCCACCTCCGCCAACCGTCTCGAACCCCTCACAGACCGCGCGAAGCCCCAACTCCCCGTCACCGTGAGCTCGTCCGACGGGAAGAAGGTGACGGTCCGGGCCGCCGACCGGATCGTCCCGCTCTCCGGCAGCCTCAGCGAGATCGTCTTCACGCTCGGGCTCGGCGACCGGGTCGTCGCCCGTGACATCACCGCCACCTTCGATCAGGCGGAGAAGCTGCCGGTCGTCACCCGCAACCACGACGTCTCGGCGGAGAGCGTGCTCTCGCTGAAGCCGGACCTCGTCCTCGCCGAGACGACGACCGGGCCCGACGCGGCCATGGAGCAGATCCGCGACGCGGGCATCCCGGTCCTCGTCGTCGACCCGGCGCAGGGCCTGGAGGATGTGGGCCCGCGCATTCAGGCGGTGGCCGACGCCCTCGGCGTACCGGCCGACGGGAAGCGGCTCACCCAGCGCTCGGAGGATCGGATCGCCGCGGTACGCAAGGAGATTCCGGCCCGCGAGGAGCATCCGCGCGTCGCCTTCCTCTATCTCCGCGGCTCGGCCTCGGTGTATCTCATCGGCGGTAAGGGTTCGGGAGCCACCTCGCTGCTCGAAGCGGCCGGAGCGGTCGACGCCGGCGCCGAGTCGGGTCTTGAGAAGGACTTCACGGCCATCACCACCGAGGCGCTGGCCCAGGCCGCCCCCGACGCGATCCTCGTGATGACCAAGGGCCTCGAATCGGTCGGCGGGATCGACGGTCTCGTCAAGATCCCCGGCGTCGCGCAGACTCCGGCCGGGATGGAGCGCCGGGTCGTGTCGGTCGAGGACGGGGTGCTCCTCAACTACGGGCCGCGCACGGACCAGGTGCTGAGGTCGATCGTGAAGCAGCTCTACGGGGACGGTAGTTGA
- a CDS encoding HtaA domain-containing protein: MPARLRAPITAVCVAALGALLGALLPATAAHAAGRSVQGGRLDWGIKSSFQSYVTGPIAKGSYSLTGGAATVGSSQFRFHSATGTYDSATGAFSSSFSGGVHFVGHKEDDGTYQLDLTISRPTVRISGGSGTLYVDITSKAKGTGTVTTSSQVPFASLSLGGIDMKGGGNSVQLNSLPATLTSQGAKSFAGYYTAGTALDPVSLSADVRAAATPKASSTPTPTKSSVKKETSGAIANGAVDWGVRRTFREYVTGDIAQGKWTLSSGAQDGGALFRFAGGEGTYKKDDRSLEAEFEGAVRFTGEQGLDLRLSGVRVTVEDAKGTLYADVTSEDFTGKKVALVTFTAKNLTPKDDLVELTEAPTKLTAKGAKAFGGMYQAGTEMDPLSLAVALTDDAALPALPDLGSSATASATPSAPETAAEAETDTTEAAADTSDGTPVLPIGLVAGALLVAGAAYAIAVRRRRARQAPAVPDEG, translated from the coding sequence ATGCCCGCGCGCCTGAGGGCCCCGATCACCGCGGTGTGCGTGGCCGCGCTCGGAGCTCTGCTGGGGGCACTGCTCCCCGCAACCGCCGCGCACGCCGCCGGCCGCAGCGTGCAGGGCGGGCGGCTCGACTGGGGCATCAAGTCCTCCTTCCAGAGCTATGTCACCGGGCCCATCGCCAAGGGGAGTTACTCCCTCACCGGCGGCGCGGCCACGGTCGGCAGCAGCCAGTTCCGCTTCCACTCCGCGACGGGCACGTACGACAGCGCCACGGGCGCCTTCTCCTCCTCCTTCTCCGGCGGGGTCCACTTCGTCGGGCACAAGGAGGACGACGGCACCTACCAGCTCGACCTCACGATCAGCCGCCCCACCGTCCGCATCTCCGGCGGCAGCGGCACCCTCTACGTCGACATCACCAGCAAGGCGAAGGGCACCGGGACGGTCACGACGTCCTCACAGGTGCCCTTCGCCTCCCTCTCCCTCGGCGGGATCGACATGAAGGGCGGCGGCAACTCCGTACAGCTCAACAGCCTTCCCGCCACGCTGACTTCGCAGGGCGCCAAGTCCTTCGCCGGGTACTACACGGCCGGGACCGCGCTCGACCCGGTGAGCCTGTCCGCGGACGTGCGGGCGGCGGCCACGCCGAAGGCGTCGAGCACGCCCACACCCACGAAGTCCTCCGTGAAGAAGGAGACTTCGGGCGCCATCGCGAACGGCGCCGTCGACTGGGGCGTGCGCCGCACCTTCCGCGAGTACGTCACCGGGGACATCGCCCAGGGCAAGTGGACCCTGTCCTCGGGAGCCCAGGACGGCGGCGCGCTCTTCCGTTTCGCCGGCGGTGAGGGGACGTACAAGAAGGACGACCGCTCGCTGGAGGCGGAGTTCGAGGGCGCGGTGCGCTTCACCGGCGAACAGGGTCTCGACCTGAGGCTGAGCGGTGTCCGGGTGACCGTCGAGGACGCCAAGGGCACGCTGTACGCCGATGTGACCAGCGAGGACTTCACCGGCAAGAAGGTCGCGCTCGTCACCTTCACGGCGAAGAACCTCACCCCGAAGGACGACCTCGTCGAGCTGACCGAGGCGCCCACGAAGCTCACCGCCAAGGGCGCGAAGGCCTTCGGCGGGATGTATCAGGCGGGCACCGAGATGGACCCCCTCTCGCTCGCCGTCGCCCTCACCGACGACGCGGCCCTGCCCGCGCTGCCCGACCTGGGCAGCTCGGCCACCGCGAGCGCGACCCCCTCGGCACCGGAGACGGCCGCCGAAGCCGAGACCGACACGACCGAGGCCGCCGCGGACACCTCCGACGGCACACCGGTCCTTCCCATCGGCCTCGTGGCCGGCGCCCTGCTGGTGGCGGGCGCGGCCTACGCGATCGCCGTCCGCCGGCGCCGTGCCCGCCAGGCCCCCGCAGTCCCTGATGAGGGCTGA
- a CDS encoding HtaA domain-containing protein has protein sequence MSVRARRPLALAAAVATAAALGATALATAGATTAAAAETPLSGYELTWGIKQSYRTYVTTYAGGTFTATDGATQAADNGAFTFVDGTGTYDTTAHTLGLGFKGSLNIVSQAHGFDITLSDVKFDSATTEITADVTKTTTPATGGTPVTTKSEDAPLATVTVTRDMKDMATKLTAEAADILGSASYADAAGDPLTLVQKTTSQSPDPDTSDSTSPSPSNSDSTSPSPSSSNSESASASASPSTSASAAPTAGDITDGTLGWGVKESFRTYVVSGVAQGEITASGGATQATGNGVFTFVDGTGTYDTDADTLSASFEGAVNFKGHEENGEYGLDLTLSDLKAELDGGTGELTADVDSLGEKSEDVVLAKLKATSGQLTVEDDVIELDDVTATLTDAGAEAFGGFYTAGTALDPVDLAVAVDENAQLPGGDDESTTPSSSASATSGTTGGTTGSTTGGDTGSLASTGSDVPAGALGAAAAITVAAGAGVVLAVRRRRTVS, from the coding sequence ATGTCCGTCAGAGCCCGCCGCCCTCTCGCCCTCGCCGCAGCCGTCGCCACGGCCGCCGCACTGGGTGCCACCGCGCTCGCCACCGCAGGGGCGACCACTGCCGCGGCCGCCGAAACCCCCCTCAGCGGCTACGAGTTGACGTGGGGCATCAAGCAGTCGTACCGCACGTACGTGACCACCTACGCAGGGGGCACCTTCACGGCGACGGACGGCGCCACGCAGGCCGCGGACAACGGCGCGTTCACCTTCGTGGACGGCACCGGCACCTACGACACCACGGCGCACACGCTCGGCCTCGGCTTCAAGGGCAGCCTGAACATCGTCTCCCAGGCGCACGGCTTCGACATCACCCTGTCCGACGTGAAGTTCGACAGCGCCACCACCGAGATCACCGCCGACGTGACGAAGACGACCACGCCGGCGACGGGCGGTACGCCGGTCACCACGAAGTCGGAGGACGCGCCGCTGGCCACGGTGACCGTCACTCGCGACATGAAGGACATGGCCACCAAGCTGACGGCGGAGGCGGCGGACATCCTCGGCAGCGCGTCCTACGCGGACGCGGCCGGCGACCCGTTGACGCTGGTGCAGAAGACGACCTCGCAGTCCCCGGACCCGGACACGTCCGACTCCACCTCCCCGTCACCGTCGAACTCCGACTCGACCTCCCCGTCTCCGTCCTCGTCGAACTCCGAGTCCGCGTCCGCGAGCGCGTCCCCGTCGACGTCTGCCTCGGCGGCCCCGACCGCGGGCGACATCACCGACGGCACGCTCGGCTGGGGCGTGAAGGAGTCCTTCCGTACGTACGTCGTGAGCGGCGTCGCCCAGGGGGAGATCACCGCGTCCGGCGGCGCGACCCAGGCCACCGGCAACGGCGTCTTCACCTTCGTGGACGGCACCGGCACCTACGACACCGACGCCGACACCCTCTCCGCCTCCTTCGAGGGCGCGGTCAACTTCAAGGGCCACGAGGAGAACGGCGAGTACGGCCTCGACCTCACCCTCAGCGACCTCAAGGCGGAACTCGACGGCGGAACCGGCGAACTGACCGCCGACGTCGACAGCCTCGGCGAGAAGTCCGAGGACGTCGTCCTCGCCAAGCTCAAGGCCACATCGGGCCAGTTGACGGTCGAGGACGACGTGATCGAGCTCGACGACGTCACGGCCACCCTCACGGACGCGGGCGCGGAGGCGTTCGGCGGCTTCTACACGGCGGGCACCGCCCTCGACCCGGTGGACCTCGCCGTGGCCGTCGACGAGAACGCCCAACTCCCGGGCGGCGACGACGAGTCGACCACGCCCAGCTCCAGCGCCTCGGCCACCTCCGGCACCACGGGCGGCACGACCGGCTCCACCACCGGCGGCGACACCGGTTCCCTCGCCTCGACCGGCTCCGACGTACCGGCCGGCGCACTCGGCGCCGCCGCCGCGATCACCGTCGCGGCAGGCGCGGGCGTGGTCCTCGCGGTACGCAGGCGCCGCACGGTGTCGTAG
- a CDS encoding PhzF family phenazine biosynthesis protein, translating into MTDYDVLRVFCGPGGRYGNELGVVREGSFMPDVEERQAFAAKLGFSETVFVDDPERGVIDIYTPTLRLPFAGHPCVGVGWLLDVPELVTPAGVVGVRLDGEFSWIEARPEWPEPRTLRQYATAGEVDALPVPPAGEWIFAWAWEDEAAGRVRARGFPGRGDGIAEDEATGAAALQLTARLGRALNIVQGAGSQILTAPQPGGWVEVGGRVRLVRG; encoded by the coding sequence GTGACTGATTACGACGTGCTGCGGGTCTTCTGTGGGCCCGGTGGGCGATACGGCAACGAGCTCGGGGTCGTTCGTGAGGGATCCTTCATGCCGGACGTCGAGGAGCGGCAGGCGTTCGCCGCGAAGCTCGGGTTCAGCGAGACGGTGTTCGTGGACGACCCCGAGCGCGGGGTCATCGACATCTACACGCCCACGCTGCGGCTGCCGTTCGCCGGGCATCCGTGCGTCGGGGTGGGCTGGCTGCTCGATGTGCCCGAACTCGTCACGCCCGCCGGGGTGGTGGGGGTCCGGCTGGACGGTGAGTTCAGCTGGATCGAGGCGCGTCCGGAGTGGCCGGAGCCGCGCACGCTGCGTCAGTACGCCACGGCTGGCGAGGTGGACGCACTGCCCGTGCCGCCGGCGGGTGAGTGGATTTTCGCCTGGGCCTGGGAGGACGAGGCCGCGGGGCGGGTGCGCGCCCGCGGGTTTCCCGGGCGCGGGGACGGCATCGCGGAGGACGAGGCCACGGGGGCGGCGGCTCTTCAGCTGACGGCTCGGCTGGGGCGGGCGCTCAACATCGTCCAGGGGGCCGGGTCCCAGATACTTACCGCGCCGCAGCCGGGGGGTTGGGTTGAGGTGGGGGGTCGGGTGCGGTTGGTGCGGGGGTGA
- a CDS encoding heme oxygenase (biliverdin-producing), producing the protein MNSSGTAFSTLIRTASHEQHTEAETSTFMSDLLGGRLGVEAYARYTEQLWFVYEALEADADKLASDPLAGAFIQHELMRRTALEADLAHLRGPDWHTTLTALPATQAYAARVAECARTWPGGYIAHHYTRYLGDLSGGQIIRGKAEQTWGFTRKGDGVRFYVFEDITNPAAFKRAYRELLDGIHADDLEKQRIVTECKRAFALNTAVFQALGEEFPLTA; encoded by the coding sequence ATGAACTCGTCGGGTACGGCGTTCTCGACGCTCATCCGCACCGCCTCGCACGAGCAGCACACAGAGGCGGAGACCTCGACGTTCATGAGCGACCTGCTCGGCGGCAGGCTCGGTGTCGAGGCGTACGCGCGCTACACCGAGCAACTGTGGTTCGTGTACGAGGCGTTGGAGGCGGACGCCGACAAGCTGGCGTCCGACCCGCTGGCCGGGGCCTTCATCCAGCACGAACTGATGCGCCGCACCGCGCTGGAGGCCGACCTCGCCCACCTCCGGGGCCCCGACTGGCACACGACCCTCACCGCTCTGCCCGCGACCCAGGCGTACGCGGCCCGCGTCGCCGAATGCGCCCGCACCTGGCCCGGCGGCTACATCGCCCACCACTACACCCGTTACCTCGGCGACCTCTCCGGCGGCCAGATCATCCGCGGCAAGGCGGAACAGACCTGGGGCTTCACCCGCAAGGGCGACGGCGTGCGGTTCTACGTCTTCGAGGACATCACCAACCCCGCCGCCTTCAAGCGCGCCTACCGCGAACTCCTGGACGGCATCCACGCCGACGACCTGGAGAAGCAGCGGATCGTGACGGAGTGCAAGCGGGCGTTCGCCCTGAACACGGCGGTCTTTCAGGCACTGGGGGAAGAGTTCCCGCTGACCGCGTGA
- the map gene encoding type I methionyl aminopeptidase translates to MSGQSLLVPGELSPTRPVPGNIRRPEYVGKPTPTPYTGPEVQTPETIEAMRLAGRIAARAMAEAAKLIAPGVTTDELDRVAHAYMCDHGAYPSTLGYRAFPKSLCTSVNEVICHGIPDSTVLRDGDIINLDVTAYIGGVHGDNNATYLVGDVDEESRLLVERTRESLDRAIKAVKPGRQINIIGRVIESYAKRFGYGVVRDFTGHGINSSFHSGLIIPHYDSPHATTVIQPGMTFTIEPMLTLGTHEYDMWDDGWTVVTKDRKRTAQFEHTLVVTDSGAEILTLP, encoded by the coding sequence ATGTCTGGCCAGTCGCTGCTCGTACCAGGGGAGCTCTCTCCCACCCGTCCCGTCCCGGGAAACATCAGGCGCCCGGAGTACGTGGGCAAGCCCACGCCCACGCCGTACACCGGTCCGGAGGTGCAGACGCCCGAGACGATCGAGGCGATGCGGCTCGCCGGGCGCATCGCCGCGCGGGCGATGGCCGAGGCCGCGAAGCTCATCGCACCCGGTGTGACGACGGACGAGCTGGACCGGGTCGCGCACGCCTACATGTGCGACCACGGTGCCTATCCCTCGACCCTCGGCTACCGCGCCTTCCCCAAGTCGTTGTGCACCTCCGTCAACGAGGTCATCTGCCACGGCATCCCCGACTCCACGGTCCTGCGTGACGGCGACATCATCAACCTCGACGTGACGGCGTACATCGGCGGGGTCCACGGTGACAACAACGCCACCTACCTCGTCGGTGACGTCGACGAGGAGAGCCGGCTGCTCGTCGAGCGGACCCGCGAGTCGCTCGACCGGGCGATCAAGGCGGTCAAGCCCGGCCGTCAGATCAACATCATCGGGCGCGTCATCGAGTCGTACGCGAAGCGGTTCGGGTACGGGGTGGTCCGGGACTTCACGGGGCACGGGATCAACTCCTCCTTCCACTCCGGTCTGATCATTCCGCACTACGACAGCCCCCATGCGACGACCGTCATCCAGCCCGGGATGACCTTCACGATCGAGCCGATGCTCACGCTCGGTACGCATGAGTACGACATGTGGGACGACGGCTGGACAGTCGTCACGAAGGACCGGAAGCGGACGGCTCAGTTCGAGCACACCCTGGTCGTCACCGACAGCGGCGCCGAGATCCTCACCCTGCCGTAG
- a CDS encoding exo-alpha-sialidase gives MTSTEATETSVPFTAGQEGYASFRIPAVVATATGTLLAFCEGRVGSRDDFGNIHIVLKRSTDGGRSWGPLQVAAKNAEHLSGNPAPVVLDTGRVLLVHVRNTALATEDAIRRGKLSAADGRRVWVQHSDDEGLTWSRPADITAQTKKEDWRWYATTPGHALQLTSGRVVVPANHSLPPKGTDNGTEGKYNGGHCLLSDDGGLTWRIGYVDDNPNGYINANETTAAELPDGRVYFNTRNHATAPGTRADAHSRDGGETLAKPFRPQAGLTAPVVQGSVLQLRDPDLLLYSSPAAPGYRALMTVRASTDGGVTWRPAHTVDGLPAAYSDLVRVDTATVGLLYETGDFGAYETITFRRIPVRALT, from the coding sequence ATGACAAGCACCGAGGCCACCGAGACGTCCGTGCCGTTCACAGCGGGCCAAGAAGGCTACGCAAGCTTCCGTATCCCGGCCGTGGTCGCCACCGCCACCGGGACCCTGCTCGCCTTCTGCGAGGGCAGGGTCGGCTCCCGGGACGACTTCGGGAACATCCACATCGTCCTGAAGCGGTCCACGGACGGCGGCCGCAGCTGGGGCCCGCTCCAGGTCGCGGCCAAGAATGCCGAGCACCTCTCGGGCAACCCCGCCCCCGTCGTCCTGGACACCGGCCGCGTCCTGCTCGTCCACGTCCGCAACACGGCCCTCGCCACCGAGGACGCCATCCGCCGCGGCAAGCTGTCGGCCGCCGACGGCCGCCGGGTCTGGGTCCAGCACAGCGACGACGAAGGCCTCACCTGGTCGAGGCCCGCGGACATCACCGCGCAGACGAAGAAGGAAGACTGGCGGTGGTACGCCACCACGCCGGGCCACGCCCTCCAGCTGACCTCCGGCCGGGTCGTCGTCCCCGCCAACCACTCCCTGCCGCCGAAGGGCACGGACAACGGCACTGAGGGCAAGTACAACGGCGGCCACTGCCTGCTGAGCGACGACGGCGGCCTGACCTGGCGCATCGGATACGTTGACGACAACCCGAACGGCTACATCAACGCGAACGAGACCACCGCCGCCGAACTCCCCGACGGACGCGTCTACTTCAACACCCGCAACCACGCCACCGCCCCCGGCACCCGCGCCGACGCCCACTCCCGCGACGGCGGCGAGACCCTGGCCAAGCCCTTCCGCCCGCAGGCCGGCCTCACCGCCCCCGTCGTCCAGGGCAGCGTGCTCCAGCTCCGCGACCCCGACCTGCTCCTCTACTCGAGCCCCGCCGCCCCGGGTTACCGCGCCCTGATGACCGTGCGCGCCTCCACCGACGGCGGCGTCACCTGGCGCCCCGCGCACACGGTCGACGGACTGCCCGCCGCGTACTCCGACCTTGTACGCGTCGACACCGCGACCGTCGGACTCCTCTACGAGACGGGCGACTTCGGCGCGTACGAGACGATCACCTTCCGCCGTATCCCGGTGCGGGCTCTCACCTGA
- the npdG gene encoding NADPH-dependent F420 reductase, with translation MTSTDSAPNAVPNAAQKAPAKDPWDLPDVSGLVVGVLGGTGPQGKGLAYRLAKAGQKVIIGSRAADRAQSAADELGYGVEGADNAECARRSDIVIVAVPWDGHGKTLESLREELAGKLVVDCVNPLGFDKKGAYALKPEEGSAAEQAAALLPDSRVTAAFHHLSAVLLQDPEIAEIDTDVMVLGEERADVEIVQALAGRIPGMRGVFSGRLRNAHQVESLVANLISVNRRYKAHAGLRVTDV, from the coding sequence ATGACCTCTACTGACAGCGCACCGAACGCCGTACCGAACGCCGCCCAGAAGGCCCCCGCCAAGGACCCCTGGGACCTCCCCGACGTGTCCGGGCTCGTCGTCGGTGTACTCGGCGGCACCGGCCCCCAGGGCAAGGGCCTCGCCTACCGGCTCGCCAAGGCCGGACAGAAGGTGATCATCGGCTCCCGTGCCGCGGACCGCGCGCAGAGCGCCGCCGACGAGCTCGGGTACGGCGTGGAGGGTGCCGACAACGCCGAGTGCGCGCGGCGCAGCGACATCGTGATCGTCGCGGTGCCGTGGGACGGACACGGCAAGACGCTGGAGTCCCTGCGCGAGGAACTGGCCGGCAAGCTCGTCGTCGACTGCGTCAACCCGCTCGGCTTCGACAAGAAGGGCGCGTACGCGCTGAAGCCGGAGGAGGGCAGCGCCGCCGAGCAGGCCGCCGCCCTGCTGCCGGACTCGCGGGTCACCGCGGCCTTCCACCACCTCTCCGCCGTCCTCCTCCAGGACCCGGAGATCGCCGAGATCGACACCGATGTGATGGTCCTCGGCGAGGAGCGGGCGGACGTGGAGATCGTGCAGGCGCTCGCGGGACGCATCCCGGGCATGCGCGGCGTCTTCTCCGGGCGGCTGCGCAACGCCCACCAGGTCGAGTCCCTGGTCGCCAACCTGATCTCGGTGAACCGGCGCTACAAGGCCCATGCCGGCCTGCGGGTGACGGACGTCTGA